One window of Puntigrus tetrazona isolate hp1 chromosome 14, ASM1883169v1, whole genome shotgun sequence genomic DNA carries:
- the LOC122358155 gene encoding uncharacterized protein LOC122358155, with amino-acid sequence MPQRSERNYDIGNRELLAVRLALGEWRQWLEGAAQPFLVPGRDSDPDTILPKGVVVGVLSWDIEQRVRKAGREGEAPEGCPEGRLFVPAALRPKVLQWGHESRVACHPGVRRSLATIRQRFWWPSMASDVRQFVLACSVCAQNKTSNQSPVGLLQPLPIPSRPWSHLALDFVSGLPPSRGNTVILTVVDRFSKAAHFIPLPKLPSAKETAQVVVDHAFRIHGLPVDVVSDRGPQFVSRFWKEFCRQIGASTSLSSGFHPQTNGQSERANQDLERALRCMASHSPSSWSQQLPWVEYSHNSLPVASTGMSPFNVLWVINHPFSPLRNPRLRSRLPWPSSVGVVAPGGGLRRSWPGLPDGPKQRLIVTGLLLLTMCVVRRFIGPYPITKVLSPVAVRLKLPHTLGRVHPVFHVSRVKPVFRSPLNPFLVDWEGYGPEERSWIPARDILDQTLVEDFRRRRVLCLTVVV; translated from the exons ATGCCTCAGAGGTCGG AGCGAAACTATGACATAGGTAACAGGGAGCTGCTGGCAGTCAGGCTGGCTCTGGGGGAGTGGCGCCAGTGGCTGGAGGGAGCTGCGCAGCCCTTCTTG GTTCCTGGGAGGGATTCTGATCCCGATACCATTCTCCCCAAGGGGGTGGTTGTGGGGGTCCTCTCCTGGGACATCGAACAGCGAGTGAGAAAGGCCGGACGGGAGGGAGAGGCGCCAGAGGGGTGCCCGGAGGGTCGGTTATTTGTGCCGGCTGCTCTGCGCCCTAAGGTTCTCCAGTGGGGTCATGAGTCCAGGGTAGCCTGTCACCCAGGTGTTCGGAGATCGCTGGCTACCATCCGTCAGCGATTTTGGTGGCCATCCATGGCTTCCgatgtcaggcagtttgtgttggcttgctcGGTGTGTGCTCAAAATAAGACTTCTAACCAGTCTCCTGTTGGTCTGTTGCAGCCCCTGCCCATTCCCTCTCGTCCTTGGTCACACCTGGCCCTTGACTTTGTCTCTGGTCTTCCCCCTTCGAGAGGCAACACCGTGATACTGACAGTGGTGGATCGCTTCTCTAAAGCGGCCCATTTTATCCCTTTGCCCAAACTCCCTTCCGCCAAGGAGACCGCACAGGTGGTGGTGGACCACGCTTTCCGGATTCATGGCCTTCCGGTAGATGTGGTCTCCGACAGAGGACCACAATTTGTCTCCCGGTTTTGGAAAGAGTTCTGTAGACAGATCGGGGCCTCTACGAGTCTGTCTTCAGGTTTTCACCCCCAGACCAATGGGCAGTCCGAGCGAGCCAACCAGGATCTCGAGAGAGCTCTCCGCTGTATGGCATCACACAGTCCGAGCTCCTGGAGCCAGCAGCTACCGTGGGTCGAATATTCCCACAATTCCCTCCCTGTAGCGTCCACAGGTATGTCCCCTTTCAATGTTCTATGGGTTATCAACCACCCCTTTTCCCCACTCAGGAACCCGAGGCTGCGGTCCCGTCTGCCTTGGCCTTCGTCCGTCGGTGTCGTCGCACCTGGAGGAGGGCTAAGGAGGTCTTGGCCCGGGCTTCCAGACGGACCAAAGCAGCGGCTGATCGTCACAGGACTCCTGCTCCTCACTATGTGTGTGGTCAGAAG GTTCATTGGCCCATATCCTATCACCAAGGTTCTGAGTCCAGTGGCGGTGCGGCTCAAGCTTCCCCACACTCTTGGTCGGGTCCACCCTGTCTTTCATGTGTCCAGGGTTAAGCCTGTGTTTCGTTCCCCCCTTAATCCT tttctggtggactgggagggctacgGACCGGAGGAGAGGAGTTGGATACCGGCCCGGGACATTCTGGATCAGACTCTGGTTGAGGACTTCCGCCGGCGACGAG tcttgtgtctgaccgtTGTGGTGTGA